From Cydia splendana chromosome 4, ilCydSple1.2, whole genome shotgun sequence, one genomic window encodes:
- the LOC134789601 gene encoding uncharacterized protein LOC134789601 encodes MPKRSARIKYYKNKIRKLEESRRRIVYSSSDSSDGDDTHGNTPEEVMLHTGAEAELQLHPVPELQPNPEPESQPNPEPELQPNHEPELQLEPLVADPLKATDADQIASELNPDILVALGAKTGDDAVYGNKIHENLAQLWTPLLKKGMSKDDKDKLLKEYLVPQNCSLLQSPKLNPEISAAVPETARGRDKKISFNQQQLGAGITAINRAMDVLINGNEDNLKAIRFLSDACRILSDLHHVNTQARIKLLTPGLEKQFLNVIQDASRDETLFGNNLSEKIKACKAIEKQGLQIKKNPTNLIPAPSYPPYPSTSTARPPQHRGNWSWPPRYPLIKMTRGAPRRTSSYRPSSASSAQTRPASKATTRAQLARR; translated from the exons ATGCCGAAACGTAGTGCGCGCatcaaatattataaaaataaaataagaaaactaGAAGAATCTCGTAGAAGAATAGTTTACTCTTCATCGGATTCCTCCGATGGTGACG ATACACATGGAAATACACCTGAGGAGGTTATGTTGCACACGGGCGCCGAGGCCGAATTACAATTACATCCGGTGCCTGAGCTCCAACCAAATCCTGAACCCGAGTCACAACCAAACCCTGAACCCGAGTTACAACCAAATCATGAGCCTGAATTACAATTAGAACCGTTAGTAGCGGATCCTTTGAAGGCCACGGACGCAGATCAAATCGCGTCAGAGCTAAATCCTGATATTTTAGTGGCACTGGGTGCCAAAACTGGTGATGATGCGGTGTACGGCAACAAAATACACGAAAACCTAGCACAACTTTGGACgcctttattaaaaaaaggcatGTCAAAGGACGACAAGGACAAACTTCTTAAGGAATACTTAGTTCCTCAAAACTGTAGTTTGTTGCAGTCACCGAAACTAAATCCAGAGATATCTGCCGCCGTTCCAGAAACAGCTCGAGGTAGGGATAAGAAAATAAGTTTCAATCAGCAACAACTGGGCGCAGGCATCACGGCGATCAACAGAGCTATGGACGTCTTGATCAACGGCAACGAAGATAATTTAAAAGCAATTAGGTTCTTAAGTGACGCCTGCCGCATTTTAAGCGATCTACATCATGTTAATACACAAGCCAGAATCAAGCTATTAACACCCGGTTtagaaaaacagtttctaaatGTAATTCAAGACGCAAGCCGTGACGAAACATTATTCGGAAACAATTTATCCGAAAAAATTAAAGCTTGTAAAGCTATAGAGAAGCAAGGCCttcaaataaagaaaaatcCTACTAACCTAATCCCGGCCCCATCCTACCCACCATATCCATCTACATCAACCGCTCGTCCTCCCCAACATCGGGGAAACTGGTCGTGGCCTCCCCGTTACCCGCTGATCAAGATGACGCGGGGAGCGCCCAGGAGGACGTCATCTTACAGACCGAGCTCTGCCTCGTCGGCTCAGACGAGGCCGGCCAGCAAGGCGACAACGCGTGCCCAATTAGCGCGCCGTTAA